The following proteins are co-located in the Myroides profundi genome:
- a CDS encoding tyrosine-type recombinase/integrase has translation MIAKECGIKTKITFYTARHTFATLSLKKGVNLYKLKQAFGHQSIKTTETYVEDFNREELDEVFEKLY, from the coding sequence TTGATAGCTAAAGAGTGTGGTATTAAAACTAAAATCACCTTCTATACAGCTCGTCATACTTTTGCTACTTTATCACTAAAAAAAGGTGTAAATTTATACAAGCTTAAACAGGCCTTCGGTCACCAATCTATTAAAACAACTGAAACTTATGTGGAGGATTTTAATAGAGAAGAGTTGGATGAAGTGTTTGAGAAGTTGTATTAG
- a CDS encoding cytochrome b/b6 domain-containing protein, whose product MRMRGDCYSLAFRFLHWSIAFVMLGMLITILLRYSWLNKEGMSEIIMEYSTSQDVNMTKEKAIVLAKRIRAPMWEWHVYLGYTLMGLIFVRIILGMMGRVPFLNPFKRGSVLNTRIRAVIYLLFYTCVVISLVTGVVLKLDIETAYNNEIKSIHFGSIYYFITYLVIHFIGVLFAELSSDNGIVSRMINGKSKYDL is encoded by the coding sequence ATGAGAATGAGAGGTGATTGCTATAGCTTGGCATTTCGGTTTTTGCATTGGAGTATAGCATTCGTGATGTTAGGGATGCTTATCACTATACTGTTGCGCTATAGTTGGTTAAATAAAGAGGGGATGAGTGAGATCATCATGGAGTACAGCACTTCTCAGGATGTAAATATGACTAAGGAGAAGGCTATCGTACTGGCGAAGCGCATACGTGCTCCTATGTGGGAGTGGCATGTCTACTTGGGGTATACCTTGATGGGATTAATATTCGTGAGAATTATACTAGGGATGATGGGTAGAGTACCGTTCTTAAATCCGTTTAAGAGAGGGAGTGTGCTTAACACGCGTATTAGAGCTGTCATATACTTACTGTTCTATACTTGTGTGGTTATCTCACTAGTTACTGGGGTTGTCTTAAAGTTAGATATTGAGACAGCTTATAATAATGAAATAAAGAGTATTCATTTTGGTTCTATATATTATTTTATAACGTATTTAGTTATTCACTTTATCGGGGTGCTATTCGCTGAGCTGAGTTCAGATAATGGGATAGTCTCTCGCATGATCAATGGGAAGAGTAAGTACGACCTATAA
- a CDS encoding AraC family transcriptional regulator, translated as MKDITILQMRDLTEEVKGADFYANTIPQHLITNHDHVEKPHRHDFYVCMIFTKGSGTHEIDFQSYEIQPGMVFMLAPGQTHSWILSEDIDGYIFFHTQEYFDLFFVRETIREYPVFRSAYYPNGFLLNEESSVLVENLMKRMTDEVSQPNWKKNFSLVNLASLFYIECNRQLLEGNSFTAVPNLQYNQHLHHFENLLEKNFRTEKSAAVYAEWMNMTQKHLNRVCKTLLDKTTTDIIIDRIVLEAKRMLIYTGKSFSEIAMMLGYDDYSYFSKVFKKRTGISPKEFLKKYV; from the coding sequence ATGAAAGATATTACTATTTTACAAATGCGAGATTTGACTGAGGAGGTTAAAGGAGCTGATTTTTATGCCAATACGATACCACAACACCTTATCACAAATCACGATCATGTGGAAAAACCACATCGACATGATTTCTATGTTTGTATGATTTTTACCAAGGGGAGTGGAACCCACGAGATAGACTTTCAGAGCTATGAGATACAGCCTGGTATGGTGTTTATGTTAGCACCTGGGCAGACGCATAGTTGGATCTTATCAGAGGATATAGATGGTTATATCTTTTTTCACACTCAAGAGTATTTTGATTTATTCTTTGTCCGAGAGACGATACGCGAGTATCCTGTATTTAGATCAGCGTATTACCCGAACGGTTTTCTACTAAATGAAGAGAGTAGCGTATTAGTGGAGAATCTAATGAAGAGAATGACGGATGAGGTAAGCCAACCCAACTGGAAGAAGAACTTCTCTCTAGTGAATTTAGCTTCCCTATTCTATATAGAATGCAATAGACAGCTACTAGAAGGAAACTCTTTTACTGCAGTGCCCAACTTGCAGTATAATCAACATCTACATCACTTCGAGAACCTATTAGAAAAGAACTTTCGCACAGAGAAGTCTGCTGCAGTCTATGCAGAATGGATGAATATGACACAAAAGCATTTAAATCGCGTATGCAAGACGTTATTAGATAAGACTACTACTGATATCATTATAGACAGAATCGTCTTAGAGGCTAAGCGTATGCTTATCTATACAGGCAAAAGCTTTAGTGAGATCGCTATGATGTTAGGGTACGATGATTATTCTTACTTCTCTAAGGTGTTTAAAAAGAGAACCGGTATCTCTCCGAAAGAGTTCCTTAAAAAGTATGTCTAA
- a CDS encoding DUF983 domain-containing protein, whose amino-acid sequence MSYISKVISGKCPNCGKEHIFHEKGNPITFKMPKMTKECGSCGYNFHRETGFYFGAMYMSYALTVAEMVTVMVLRLIINHLFDLNITMLHAFIAIVFVIFIMWTFNYRLSRIMWLNLFYKKDEQ is encoded by the coding sequence ATGTCTTATATCAGCAAAGTTATTAGTGGAAAATGCCCTAACTGTGGTAAAGAGCACATATTCCATGAGAAAGGAAATCCGATTACATTTAAGATGCCGAAAATGACGAAAGAGTGTGGATCTTGTGGATATAACTTCCATAGAGAAACAGGATTTTATTTTGGGGCTATGTATATGAGTTATGCACTTACAGTTGCTGAAATGGTAACGGTGATGGTGCTTCGTCTTATCATCAATCACTTATTTGATTTGAATATCACGATGTTACACGCGTTTATTGCAATTGTCTTTGTAATTTTTATTATGTGGACATTTAACTATCGCTTATCTCGAATCATGTGGTTAAATTTATTTTATAAAAAAGATGAGCAATAG